The DNA segment TCCTTCAGTGTGGTGAGGAGCCTTCTGTTATCTCTCTGATGGAGACCAATTGTGGGTTCATCCAGTACGTAAAGCACTCCTGTAAGGCCGCTTCCTATCTGGCTTGCGAGCCTTATTCTCTGGGCTTCACCACCGGAAAGGGTTGGTGATGATCTGTCCAGAGTAAGGTAATGAAGCCCTACATTCACAAGAAAGTCCAGCCTGCTGCGAATCTCTCTCAGGAGTTCTTCCGCCACCTTCTTTTTCCACGGATCAAGTTCGAGGTGCGTAAAAAAATCATGAAGTTCATGAACGGTCATGGAATTGAGCTCGTGTATTCCTCTGTCACCTACGGTTACTGCCCTGGCTTCCCTTCTCAGGCGGGTGCCTTCGCAGACTGAACAGTTGGTCTTATTGAAGAATTTCTCGTAATGTTTCCTTGCGGCCTGGCTGCTCGTGCTGCGGTAGCGCCTCTCAAGCCTGGGAATAACTCCCTCCCAGATGGTTTCCCACGTTCCGGCACTGTTCTTCGATGACCATGATATGCTTATTTTCCGGTTGGCTGAACCGTACAGTATTTCATCCTGTACTTCCGGGGACAAACTCTGCCACGGAGCACCAAGACTGAAATCAAGTTCTCTGGACAATGCCCGCACCAGGTTTTTCACGTGGCTGGAAGGTATACCCCAGGGGGCAATAGCTCCGTCCTTTATTGACAGAGCTTTCCTTGGCAGCACCAGCAGCGGGTCAACCTTGAGTTCGTATCCAAGTCCCGAGCACTCAAGACACATTCCGAGGGGGTTATTGAAACTGAACAGCTGAGGGGTGAGATCAGGCATGCTTATACCGCAGTATGCGCAGGCGCTGCTTTCGCTCATCAGGGTTTCTTCACCGGTGTCCGCATTGACTACGGAAAGTATTCCATCCCCTTCACCCAGCGCTGTTTCCACGGAGTCCATAAGCCTGCTGGCGATACCCTTTTCGCATACTATCCGGTCAACCACGAGATGAATATCGTGCTTCTTTTTGCTGTTCAGCGTTATGTTCTCTTCGAGACTTCTGGTTTTTCCGTCAATAAGAACCCGGACGTAACCCTTTTTTCTCAGTGTCGGGAAGAGGTCTGTATGGGCACCCTTTCTGTTTCGAAGAAGTGGAGCAGTTATCAGCAATCTTGTGCCTTCAGGGAATTCAAGAATCCTGTCCACCATCTGCTGCGGTGACTGGCTTGAAACCTTTCTACCGCACTCCGGGCAGTGGGGAGTACCGACCCTGGCATAAAGAACCCTCATGTAATCGGATATCTCCGTTACGGTTCCAACGGTGGACCTGGGATTATGGCTTACCGTTTTCTGTTCAATGGAAATAGCGGGAGAAAGCCCCTCGATGCTTTCGTAAAGGGGTTTTTCCAGCTGGCCAAGAAATTGTCTTGCATAGGCTGAAAGTGATTCTACATACCTTCGCTGCCCCTCGGCGTAGAGGGTATCAAACGCAAAGGAGCTTTTGCCGGAACCGGATACGCCTGTCAGGACCACAAGCCTGTTTCTGGGAAACTCCACAGTGATATTCTTGAGATTATGCTCTCTGGCTCCCCGCACGATAATTTTGTCCATAACTCTCTTTCTCAACAGAGTTTTATTAGCGCAGCACTCCCGCAACCATATACTATACAACTTCAACTGAAACATAGAATGTGCCACAATAGCACGGCATTTATAAACGGAGGAAGGGGAGCTGATTCGATGAGTTTGTAAAATATTGCGGGACAATATACTATGGGTACGGGTATTTCTGGCATGATGATTGCTCGAAATATATCCGAATTGAATTCCCGGCTGGCCGAAGAATAAGGAAGGTATCGGTCGGGTTCTAGAAGTAACCAGTGATTTGAAGACCCGTAATAAGGGTGAAGTTTAAACGTATTCTTCCATTACTTTCGCAGGAAGAGAAGAAGAGGAGATGAAAACATGGGAAAAATAATAGGAATAGACCTTGGAACCACGAATTCATGCGTGGCCGTTATGGAGGGCGGTGAGCCTACCGTAATACCCAACGCTGAAGGCGCGAGAACTACACCTTCGGTAGTAGCCTTCAATGACAAGGGTGAGAGGCTTGTAGGTGTTGTAGCCTACAGGCAGGCAGTGGCGAATCCCGAGAATACGATATTCTCGATAAAGAGATTCATGGGATGCAAGTACAACGAGATGAAAAGTGAAATTGAAAGGGTTCCCTACAAGGTTATTGAGGGGAAGAACGGCGATGCCTGGGTGGAAATCATGGGCAAGAAGTACTCACCCCCGGAAATATCCGCGATGATACTTCAGAAAATGAGGCAGACAGCCGAGGATTACCTGGGAGAGAAAGTAGAGAAAGCGGTTGTGACCGTTCCCGCGTATTTCAACGACAGTCAGAGGCAGGCCACCAAGGATGCCGGGAAAATAGCCGGTCTTGAAGTGGAAAGAATTGTAAACGAACCCACAGCGGCAGCTCTTGCCTACGGACTTGACAAGGAATCCTCAAACAGGACTATCGCCGTATACGACCTCGGTGGAGGAACCTTTGATATATCAATACTGGAAATTGGTGACGGGGTTTTTGAGGTTAAATCAACCAATGGAGATACTCACCTGGGTGGGGACGATTTCGACCATGCCATCATTAACTGGATGGTTGCCGAATTCAAGAAGCAGCAGGGCATCGATCTGTCCAATGACAAAATGGCCATTCAGAGGCTCAAGGAAGCTGCTGAAACAGCCAAATGCGAGCTTTCAACAACACAGAGCACCAATATCAACCTTCCTTTCGTCACGGCGGATTCAGCCGGGGCGAAGCATCTCGACATGACACTTACAAGATCAAAACTCGAACAGCTGGTTGATGACCTTGTAGAAAGAACAGTGGCTCCCTGTAGAACGGCATTGAAGGATGCCGGTATCGAGGCGTCAGCTATAGACGATGTTCTTCTGGTCGGTGGACAGACCCGGATGCCGCTTGTTCAGAGGAAGGTTACCGAGATATTCGGCAAGGAACCTCACAAAGGAGTCAACCCGGATGAAGTGGTTGCCGTTGGAGCAGCCATCCAGGCAGGTGTACTCTCAGGTGATGTCAAAGATGTCCTTCTTCTGGATGTTACTCCGCTTACACTTGGTATCGAAACCCTCGGCGGAGTGGCGACACCCATTATAGACAAAAACACAACTATACCTACAAAGAAAAGCCAGATATTCAGTACCGCAGCTGACAGCCAGCCCCAGGTGGAGATCATCGTGCTTCAGGGCGAAAGAAAAATGGCGGCAGACAACAGGACTGTTGGAAGATTCGTTCTTGACGGTATTCCACCTGCCCCCAGGGGAATGCCTCAGATAGAAGTAACGTTCGATATCGATGCTAACGGAATTCTTCACGTTTCAGCAAAGGATAAGGCTACCGGGAAGGAACAGAAGATCAAGATAGAAGCCTCCAGCGGACTATCCAAAGATGAAATAGAAAGTATGATTCATGACGCTGAAGCTCATGCAGATGAGGATGCTAAAAAGAAGGATATAATAGAAAGGCGCAATCAGGCCGATGCCATGGTTTTCGAAATCGAGAAACAGATGAAGGAATACGGAGACAAAATATCTTCAGATGACAGATCCAGGCTTGATGCTGCAGTTTCGGAAATGAAGAAGGCACTTGAGGGGGAAGATGACGATCTGATAAAGCAGAAGTCAGAGAGTCTTCAGGAAACCTGGAAGCAGTTCGGGGAAGCCTTCTACAAGCAGCAGCAGGCTCAGGAGCAGGATGCGGGACCAGCCGGACAGGCCGGAGAAACAACCGGAACAGCTGATGCCGGTGGAGATGAAGACAACACTGTTGACGCTGATTACGAAGTTGTTGATGACTGATGGCAGATCCAAGAAGGAGCCGTAGTAAAAAAAAGGAAGGTACTTCCGCAAGAGGAAAAATTCCCATTTCGGTAGTTGAGGACGAGATGGAGAAAAACCTTGAGGAAGCCGGGAATTCTAAGGCTGATGAAGAAGTTGAAAATCCGGAACTTCCAACGGATTCTAAACCTGATCCAATAAAACTGCAGCTTCAGGATAAGCTCCTGAGGCTGCAGGCGGAATTTGACAACTACAGGAAGCGTCAGGCAAGAGATTTTCGAAAACTGTGTACCCAGGGCAAGAAAGAGCTGATAAAAGAGCTTCTTGCTGTGCTGGATAATTACCACAGGGCAGAGCAACTGGTAAAAGAGGGGGGGCACTCCGTAGAAGAGATAGCCGATGGGCTGATGAAAACATCTGAGCAGCTGGTTGGTATTCTGAAACAGGAGGGCCTTAGTGAACTGGATATAAAGAAAGGTGATCCCTTTGACCCCAATATTCAAGAAGCCATGATTGCGGAAGAAGAAGAAGGTCTGGATCAGGATACCGTTCTGGAAGTATATCAAAAAGGATACCGTTTAGGCGAGGATCTTCTCCGTCCCGCGAGAGTAAAGGTTGGAAAACCTGTTTTAAAACCCACTGCCGGGGAGCAGGATGAAGGTGAAGAGGGAGAATAGAAAACAGTGAATAAAGACCTCTACTCCATCCTGGGGGCTGACGAGAAAGCATCGCAGGAAGAACTGAAGAAGTCTTACCGCAAGCTGGCCAAGAAGTATCATCCCGATGCGAACCCTGGAGATAAGAAAGCGGAAGAACGTTTCAAGGAAATCTCCGAAGCGTACGATATTCTCGGCAGCAAAGAAAAAAGAGAACAGTACGATCAGATGCGGAGGGGCGGCGGAGACTTTTCGTGGGGTGAAGCCGGCGGTCAGAGAGGAAATCCCTTTGGCGACGGCGGTTTAGCTGACATCCTTCGTTCGATGTTCGGTGGCGGTGGAGGCGGCGGAGGCGGCGGTTTCGGACAGAGGAGAGCCTCAAGACCTACCGTTGTTGTATCTGTCCCGTTTAAAACTGCTGCCCTGGGAGGAACTGTCAGGGCTAATATGGAAGTGCCCTCCACATGTCCTGTATGCATGGGAGCAGGAGGCTCGGGAGAAGAACGCTGCAGCCAGTGCGGTGGTTCAGGCAGAATACAGCAGGGCCAGATGGTAATGCCCTGTCCGGCCTGTGGAGGTTCAGGCAGGACTTTCAAAAATAAATGTTCGAAGTGTCATGGAACCGGCGAAGTCATGTCTTCAGAAGTTGTTGACCTGAACATTCCCGCAGGATCAGATGACGGATCAGTGCTGCGTCTCGCAACACCCTCCAGGAAGACAGTGATGGTAAAACTGAGGGTTAAGCCGGACAGTTTTTTCAGGAGAGACGGCAGGAACATTCACTGTACAGTGAAGATAAATGTTCCCCAGGCAGTTCTGGGCACGAAACTGAAAATACGTACTCTCGACGGCAAAATAGTACTTAAGATTCATCCTGGAACCCAGCCTGAAACGGTTCTGAGAATTCCAGGAAAGGGTGTTCCCTACAGAGGTACAAAGGGAGACCAGCTGGTTCATGTGGAGGTTACAGTACCAGAATCCGTAACGGAAGAGGAAAAGGTTCTCTGGGAGAAACTTTCAGGGAAAAAAGCTTGACGCGGATACTCGAGCGTATTATTCCCTGTACAACGTTAATTTGAACAGATAAGAAGGAGACTTTTTTGAACTATGCCTATCTTGCCCTGTTGATCCCGGGGTTTCTGCTTGCAGTTGCCGGGTTTGTGATGCTCGGAAAGAAACTTCATCCGGTAATTACAGGTTTTATGTTTCTTGCAGGGATAGCCGCCCTTGTCCTTGGGGTTCTACTGACCTGCGTCCCGGAATTCTTCTCCGGTTAAATTAGCTATATAGAACAGAATTGCACATGACAGCGTAAATAGTTACATTCTTTAATATGAACGGAGTGTGACTGATCATGAAGTATTCAATTCCTCTTCTGACTGCATTAACCACAATAGCATTAGCGGAGACCCTTCTCGTTCCCTCTCAGTACCCTTCCATTCAGAATGCCATCAACGCTGCTCAGGACGGCGATACGGTACTTGTGTCCCCCGATGAATACGAAGGACCTATTAACTTTGAGGGGAAGAACATCGTTGTATCAAGTACAGCAGGTGCCGGCAGTACTCTAATCAGAACCTCCCGTAATTACCACTGCGTGTCCATCGCAGGAGGGCAGGACAGCACAGCTGTTCTTGAAGGCTTCACAGTAAGTAACCAGGTCTCGGATAATGAAGTATCTCGCGATACTATCGGCTGTGGTGGAGGCCTTTACATCGTTAATGCATCTCCAACCATTCGGAACAATATCATTACGGACTGCGTTGCTGAAAGTCAGGGAGGGGGATTATTTCTGGAGAACTCATCCACGCTGATGTCAGGCTGTATCATCAGCAATAACACCGCGATGTTCTCCGGTGGAGTATCTGCTCTATCTTGCGGGAAGCTTGATCATCCTTTGCGCATAATCGACTGTACAATTACAGGCAATCAATCTACAGATATGGCTGGCGGACTTTCGTGTAATAGTAGTAGTTCAATAGTAATTATCAACAATTATATCAGCGATAATTACACGTACCTTTCTGGTGGAGGTATACTGCTAAATTACACCAATGCGCTACTTTTTGGAAATACCATTTCCGGAAATGACGCATTCGATGGAGGTGGAATTTCAATAAGACATTCTGAACCGACGATAATCGGAAACATCATTGTTCGGAATACTGCTGATTACGGAGCGGGCATATACCAACTTTCAGGTCTCTTCGAACATTTAGAAAACAATACTATTGCAAACAATGCCGCGTCCGTCAGAGGTGGTGGTCTTTTATGTAAGGACGGTTCCATTTCTATTGTTAATTCCATTTTGTGGGGGAACATCGCTCCAACAGGATCTCAGATACTTATGGATAATGCTGATGTTTCGGTTGAATATTGCGATGTCGAGTACGGAGAAGATTCCGTGTATAACTTTGCAAGTTCCACACTCAACTGGGGCCCGGGCAACATCGATATCGATCCTGAGTTCGAGACGGGGCCTTTTGGTGATTATCACCTTCCATGGGGTACACCCTGTGTTGATGCGGGCAATCCCGCTTCAGAGTACAACGATCCCGAAGATCCTTTCAATCCGGGCTACGCCCTTTGGCCCGCGATGGGACTTATTCGTAACGACATGGGAGCCTTCGGAGGAGGAGGAGTAGACTACTGGCTTTCTGTGGAAGAGGAAGAATTATCACCGACTGAAAATGGGCTTCCGTTAAAATCCTTCCCCAATCCGTTCAGTTCATCATGCACTGTGTGTTATCAGCTTGATGAAGCTTCACAAGTTGTTCTTCAGGTGTTCGATCTATCCGGTCGGCTCGTTGAGACCCTTGTAGATAAGGCTGTTCCCTCAGGCATGCACTCCGAACACTTCGATGGCTCCGGCCTCTGCCCGGGCGTGTACCTGATAAGACTGGTCGCGGTAGATGTTTCAACTTCACGGAGATGCATTGTACTTAGATAGGGTTAACATGAAGCATTTCGTTTTGATAGTGATCGTGTTGCTGATTCTCTCCTGCGGGGACAACCCCGCTGAACCTGCCGGTCCTGATTATCCCACTCCCTCGGTTCTTTCAGCTCTGTTTATGGGGGGCTGGTTTCCGCCCGATACATCCAAAGGCACGTGTAACGATATTCAACTTACATGGACCATGTGTCCGGATAGTACATTCTGGAAGTATACTCTGTACAGGTCAAATACTCCCGATATCGAATCACTTCCCGATTCAGCGGAAGTCATTTACACAAGCTTCGACGCTTCCGATACTGCATACACAGACACAAATACATCGTGGGACACCTGGTTCTACTACGCTGTCAGAACGTACGATCAGGATACTCTTGGTTCCTGGAGCAACGAAGCATCACTATATATACCGTCCCGCACCTCATTCGGAGGGCCGGATTCGCTTGTTGAACTCGTGGATGTCGGTGCCGGCCCGGGAGGTATCTGTACGGTTCCTTCGGGAGATTATGTTTACGTGTCATGCTATTTTGATAACTCCGTTTACGTTCTGGAGACATTCGATCCTGCCGTATATACAAGTGTTCCTGTTAGCGGCGGTCCCATTGATGTATGCGCCGGTTCTCAATACGCGTACGTATCGTGTTCTTCAAGCGACGAAGTTGCTGTGATAAGGACATCCGACAACACTGTGGAATCAACGGTATCGGTTGGTGATTCACCCTCCGGGCTGTGTATCACTCCGGACGGCTCCAGAGTTTACGTCTGCTGCTACGGCAGTGATGAGGTATGGTGCCTTGATGCTTCTTCACTTGCCGTTCTTGATGTAATAACGGTTGGCGACGGACCATGGGACATCTGTACGCTGCCTTCCGGTGAATACGCCTATCTGACCTGCAGGCTTGATGGAACAGTATCGGTTGTACGGGTTTCGGATAACTGCGTTGTTTCAACTCTGAATACCGCTTCGGAACCTGTGGGTATCTGCTCATCAATATCCGGAGATTACGTTTATGTATGTGATTACTCTTCCGGTGAGATTGTACCTGTAAGAACATCTGATAACTCGATACAGTCATCAATCAGTGTCGGCAGCGGTCCTATTGGTATCGCTGTTGTTCCCAACGGCAACCTGGCTTACGTGTCATGCAATATCTCTAACAGGGTCTATCTGGTTGATCTAACCATTGGTTTGATGGTAAGCTACCTTCCGGTCGGGGTAAGACCGAACGGTGTATGTTCACTGCCTTCAGGTGAATATGTATACGTAGCTAACAGCAGTTCCGGCTCGGTAAGCGTGTTCGGGTACAGCAGTCTGGAATATCGGTAAAGTACATAACCTTTATATGCAGCTTATGCTACTCGATCAAGCCAAGCTTTTTGAAATTATCGATAAACTCCATCAGCAGTTTGTCGTTCGGGTGAAGTCTGAAAGATCTCTCAGCAAATGATGCAGCCTTTTCCAGGGCGTTATCCTGCACAAGCTGGCGGATTTTTACAATGTATTCCGCGGTGGTTTCAGAATTACTGCCGTCCAGTGAGGATGAAACAGTATTTGATTCAGTCTCAATATCTGACAGGAGTTCCTCAAGCCCATTCGTTTCAGGAATCATCTCAAAGGCTCTGCGGGCAAGTACGACAGCTTCAGCAACTTTTCCTGCTACCAGTTTTTTTCTGGCTATTTGAACAAGATTGGCAGATTTGATTTTCGTTTTCAGAAGATCTATCCTTAACTGAACCTCCGGATTATCCGGATCGATTTTCATGGCTCTCTTCAGATAGGCAATCGCCTTCTGCTGATGCCCGTTGTTGTATTCTCTGTCAGATGCTTCAAATATTTTAGTAATTCGATCCTCGGAAGCCATCGATGATTTCCTTTCATGGTTGTTTTCCACAGCTGTTTCAACAGGTTCTGTTTCCTGATCTAAAAACATTTCCTCAGGAGTGAATTCAAGTATTTCAAATTGCTCTTCCGCAGGAGTTTCCAACTCTGTTTGCGCAGATTCTGTTTCCTGATCTACAAGCATTTCCTCTTGAGTGAATTCAAGGATTTCAACAGGTTCTGTTTCCTGATCTACAAATATTTCCTCAGGAGTAAATTCAAAAATTTCAACTGGTTCTTCCTCAGGAATCTCTACAGTGGTTTCCGCCGGTTCTTCCTCAGGTTCGGTTCCGGTGTTCTTTCTGCCAATAAACTGAATAACCTGAACGAGGACTCCATTGTTATCATCAACATCAACAGCCTTCCTCATAAGCTCAAGGGCTTCATCTCTTTTTCCCTGGTGAAGTTTCTTCTTGGCTTTTCTGACAAGGCTGGCAATAACCTTTACATTTTTTTTCAAAACTACCTCCGGAAATTCAGCAGCCCGAAGCGTAAAGATAATACAACTTCGAACTCTTCGGGAACCATGGCAGTATATCCACATGGATTGCCGTTCACAAGTGTCACCTCACCGCTGCTGAAGATATATTACCTGTGCCTGCGACTTACCGAAGTTGCAGCCTTGGATGAGCTATTTTAGTTTAACCATGCAGTTAACCTTCAAGCGAAGAACTCAGGGAGATTAATGATGTCATTTTCCATAAAACGCATTCTGGGTATGGACGAACTCGGTCCTGAAATGACACCAAAGGGATCAGGAAAGATCGAGTTCGTTGATGTTACATTGAGGGATGGCCAGCAGTCACTGCTGGCAACAAGAATGTCAACCGATCAGGTTCTAAGGCTCATGCCCCTGATACTTGATACAGGAATGAGAACCATGGAAGTATGGGGCGGAGCGACGCTGGACAGCGCTATGAGGTATCTGGATGAAGATCCATTTGAGAGACTGAGCAAGTTGGCTGACGAAGCTGGACCGTCCGGCTGCAGGCTGAGAGCCCTTTCCCGCGGGCAGAATCTTTTCGGCTATGACCCCTATCCGGACGATATAGTAAAGGATTTCAACAGAGAAGCCGTTAGAACCGGTGTTGGCATCATGAGAATTTTCGATGCTCTCAATTACATTCCCAATTTCAGCGCGGCGCTTGAGGGCACGAGGGATGCCGGAGGTCTCTTTGACGGGGCAATCTGCTACACCACCGGGGAACCGTACGATATCGATCACTTTGTCGGGAAGGCTCTTGAGCTTCAGAAGCTGGGTGCGGATATGATTTCGGACAAAGATATGGCCGGTCTGAAAGAGCCTTCTATCGCATGGAAATATTATACCACACTAAAGGAGACACTGGATGTGCCTGTCGTAAGCCATACTCACTGTACTCCCGGCTTCGGTCATATTTCAGCTGTCATAGCCATGCTTGCCGGCGTGGATATGATAGATACATGCTTCCTTCCTCTTGCCGGTGGGTCCTCCCATCCTTCGATCGAACTGCTTACTGTTTTCGCTGAACTACTGGGTAAAGATACCGCCCTGGATATCTCCCCTGAAAAGATCGAGCCCCTGCATGATGAATTAAGAAAAGTCATCTCCGAAGTTGAGCAGGAATTCTCCATTTCGACTCACAAAACCACCTGGCCAGGAAAGGATACCCTTGCTCCCATGGCAGAGCAAGTGCTGCAGTGTCTTTCGGAGGGAAGGACCAGGGACGCTAACGGAATCGTTCACGAAATGGAAGAGCTTTGCGGTTTTCCTCCGCCTAACGAGGAAGTAGAGAAGGCGCAGATTCCAGGTGGAATGTACAGCAATTTTACAACTCAGCTTGCGAAAGACGGCAAATCAGACTGTCTTCCCGCAGCCCTTGACGCAGTGCAGTCGGTCCGAAAAAAGGCCGGATGGTGCCCGCTCGTTACACCAACATCTCAAATCGTAGGGGTAAAGGCTTACCTTGAAACTCTGGGAAAAGATATAAACCCTATCCAGTACGAAAATCTCATTGCGGGATACTACGGCGAAACCCCTTTCCCCATTGATGAGGATTACCGTGAGAAGATATGCGGTTTCAGAGATGAGAGAAGGTACGATCCTTCTGAATTCAACAGGCAGATCCCTCTGATGCACGGAACTGACCTTCCCCTTGCCGAAACTCCCCATGAAAAACTGCTCTATTATCTCTTCCCCGAAAGCTCCGGTAAAACCTTCCTGGAGAAAAGGAGGCAGGAGGAATGGGCAGTCATTGTCAAAGAAAGACAGAAAAAAGAAACGCATCTTCTGGAAGAAAAAGAGAAGAACCTGAAAGACCAGGCAATTGTGAACAGATACGCTGGAAAGATGGAACAGCTGTCAGAAGAGCTATCCGATGCTCTCGAGGAAGCAGGAAGCGAATTTGACACTGATAACCTTGAAGAAATAGCCGATCTTGCCGAACAGGCCGAGGAGGAGAAAAAATAGAACTCAGTTGATATTGACTTAACCCGGATATTTTATATCATTGATATCTGTGGAATGATTTGGGGTATATTGCAACCACAATAAAAAAAGTGCTAAAAAGCCGATAGCTCCCCTAAAGCCGCCGGCAGGCGGCATTTCTATTTCGGCTGCGAATTAGAGAGGTTCATTTGCCATGAATAAAATGTTCACCAGTGAATCCGTATCCGATGGACACCCCGACAAGATCTGTGACCAGATCTCGGATGCTGTTCTTGATGCTCACCTTAAAGGCGATCCTGACGCTCACGTTGCCTGCGAAACCCTTGTAACAACCAATTTCTGTCTTCTGGCAGGAGAAGTGAAAAGCCACACCAATGTTGATTACGAGAAAGTAGCAAGAGACACCATACGATCAATAGGATACGATATTCCGGATCTGGGTTTTCATTACAGCGAGAACACCTATAAAGTAAGAATACACTCACAGTCACCCGATATCAATCACGGTGTTATTGACAACGAAGGAGCGGGAGACCAGGGGCTTATGTTCGGTTTTGCATGCAGCGAGACTGAATTTTTTATGCCCTATCCCATTCAGCTTGCGCACAGGCTCCTTGAGCAGTTAAGAGAATCACGCAAGTCTGAAGAAATCTCATGGGCAAGGCCCGATGCCAAGAGTCAGGTGACTGTGAAATATGATGGTTATACACCTGTTTCCATCGACGAGATTCTCCTTTCCGTTCATCACGCGCCTCTCGCTGAGAACGAAGAAATGGAAGCTGACATACGGAAGAAGGTTATAGCGCCGGTTCTCGAAAGATGCAAACCATCTCTGAAGTGGGACGGCAAGTTGTTTTTCAACCCATCCGGTAGATTTGCGATAGGCGGCCCCCATGGAGATACCGGTCTTACCGGTAGAAAGATCATTGTTGATACCTACGGCGGGACCGGAAGACACGGCGGTGGAGCATTTTCCGGCAAGGATTCAACCAAGGTAGACCGATCTGCAGCCTATATGGCCCGGCACATCGCAAAGAATATTGTAAAGGCGGGAATTGCTGACAGGTGCGAAATCCAGATCGCCTACGCAATAGGAAAGCCAGAACCTGTTTCCGTAATGGTTGAGACCTTCGGAACAGAAAAGGTCAGCGATGTCAGTTCGATTGAAAAGGTTGTAAGGGATATATTCCCTCTTCGTCCCTACAGGATCATTGAGTATTTAGGGCTCAAGAAACCTATCTTCTCAAGCACATCCTCCTTCGGGCATTTTGGAAGAGAAGCCGGAGCGGACGGGTCCTTTACATGGGAAAAGACAGACAGGGCGGAGGAACTGGCCTCAAAGCTTCTTTAGATAAGTGATGGGAGGCGCAGTTGACTGTATTAATGATATTCTCGTTACTGGTTTCCACAGGCTCACTTGACAGTCTTGATGCCTGTCTGCGGGAAACACGGGAGCAGATAATTCAGCTGGAAAATGAGGAAGCAGCTGTATCAACCATTTTGGATGCAATCCATCAGCATCTTCTCATTTCCAGAAGCTACTACAACGAGATGGCACTGGAGGAAGCTGAAATACTCCATCAGCTGAGCAAGGTTTCCGATGTGTTTACCGCTGAGGATTCCCTCCGCGAAGTTCTTGTCGAAAGCCTGTCATCCCATATGCTTTACCTGTATTCTCACAGGAATCTGGGCGGAATCGGAAGTTTTTTCGTGGAGGGTGGATTTACCAGGATGCTTCACCGACAGGCCTATATAGATTATCTCGCGTCAAAGGCAGCTGGTGAAGTATTTATGTTATCAATCAGCCAGGACTCACTTGGAAGCTTCCGGGATTCGCTTGAAGTCCTTCTTGTCAACGTGCAGCAGCTGCGTCAGCAGATGGTGGAAATACAGGAAGGTATATACAACGAAGAGGCGAACCAGGCTTCGATGAGGAACCAGATCATGGGTAGAATCGCCGCCGCCAAGGAGTCCCTTGCTGTGCTTGAAGACAGAAGAGTAAGCAGGGCTGAATTCGTAACTCAGCTCAGCGTTCGCTCCAGTACGGCTTCGTCAGGAACTCCTTTTGTTGAGCCGGATATGAACAGTTATCTGGAGCGGCAGAGGGGCAATTTAATCTGGCCTGCTGACGGGCAGGTTATCAGGAGGTTCGGAATAGAAACGCATCAGCAGTA comes from the Candidatus Aegiribacteria sp. genome and includes:
- the uvrA gene encoding excinuclease ABC subunit UvrA, which translates into the protein MDKIIVRGAREHNLKNITVEFPRNRLVVLTGVSGSGKSSFAFDTLYAEGQRRYVESLSAYARQFLGQLEKPLYESIEGLSPAISIEQKTVSHNPRSTVGTVTEISDYMRVLYARVGTPHCPECGRKVSSQSPQQMVDRILEFPEGTRLLITAPLLRNRKGAHTDLFPTLRKKGYVRVLIDGKTRSLEENITLNSKKKHDIHLVVDRIVCEKGIASRLMDSVETALGEGDGILSVVNADTGEETLMSESSACAYCGISMPDLTPQLFSFNNPLGMCLECSGLGYELKVDPLLVLPRKALSIKDGAIAPWGIPSSHVKNLVRALSRELDFSLGAPWQSLSPEVQDEILYGSANRKISISWSSKNSAGTWETIWEGVIPRLERRYRSTSSQAARKHYEKFFNKTNCSVCEGTRLRREARAVTVGDRGIHELNSMTVHELHDFFTHLELDPWKKKVAEELLREIRSRLDFLVNVGLHYLTLDRSSPTLSGGEAQRIRLASQIGSGLTGVLYVLDEPTIGLHQRDNRRLLTTLKELRDLGNTVLVVEHDHDTILSADHVVDFGPGAGIHGGNVVAAGTPEEIMSSEESLTGDYLSGRKFIHRTVPAYGKSSGFLILKKATLHNLKDVNLKIPLGKFICITGVSGSGKSSLISQTLYPALSAATGNMLKLRPGPYGSLRGVEKVDKVINISQDPIGRTPRSNPATYTKVFDHIRKLFAQTAQAKVRGYKPSRFSFNVKGGRCEECRGAGLIKIEMHFLSDVFIECRTCKGHRFNRETLKITYHGLNIAEVLELTVSEALIHFERIPAIYRILKVLDDVGLGYIKLGQQATTLSGGEAQRIKLARELSRPGSTHTVYLLDEPTTGLHFHDVKKLLMVLGRLVRAGNTVIVIEHNLDVIKNANWIIDLGPDGGDAGGEIIATGTPDQLVNSEVSHTGKFLRAAIQANAP
- the dnaK gene encoding molecular chaperone DnaK, coding for MGKIIGIDLGTTNSCVAVMEGGEPTVIPNAEGARTTPSVVAFNDKGERLVGVVAYRQAVANPENTIFSIKRFMGCKYNEMKSEIERVPYKVIEGKNGDAWVEIMGKKYSPPEISAMILQKMRQTAEDYLGEKVEKAVVTVPAYFNDSQRQATKDAGKIAGLEVERIVNEPTAAALAYGLDKESSNRTIAVYDLGGGTFDISILEIGDGVFEVKSTNGDTHLGGDDFDHAIINWMVAEFKKQQGIDLSNDKMAIQRLKEAAETAKCELSTTQSTNINLPFVTADSAGAKHLDMTLTRSKLEQLVDDLVERTVAPCRTALKDAGIEASAIDDVLLVGGQTRMPLVQRKVTEIFGKEPHKGVNPDEVVAVGAAIQAGVLSGDVKDVLLLDVTPLTLGIETLGGVATPIIDKNTTIPTKKSQIFSTAADSQPQVEIIVLQGERKMAADNRTVGRFVLDGIPPAPRGMPQIEVTFDIDANGILHVSAKDKATGKEQKIKIEASSGLSKDEIESMIHDAEAHADEDAKKKDIIERRNQADAMVFEIEKQMKEYGDKISSDDRSRLDAAVSEMKKALEGEDDDLIKQKSESLQETWKQFGEAFYKQQQAQEQDAGPAGQAGETTGTADAGGDEDNTVDADYEVVDD
- a CDS encoding nucleotide exchange factor GrpE codes for the protein MADPRRSRSKKKEGTSARGKIPISVVEDEMEKNLEEAGNSKADEEVENPELPTDSKPDPIKLQLQDKLLRLQAEFDNYRKRQARDFRKLCTQGKKELIKELLAVLDNYHRAEQLVKEGGHSVEEIADGLMKTSEQLVGILKQEGLSELDIKKGDPFDPNIQEAMIAEEEEGLDQDTVLEVYQKGYRLGEDLLRPARVKVGKPVLKPTAGEQDEGEEGE